In Euphorbia lathyris chromosome 10, ddEupLath1.1, whole genome shotgun sequence, a single genomic region encodes these proteins:
- the LOC136208546 gene encoding F-box/kelch-repeat protein At3g23880-like has protein sequence MANLPQEMVMEILLWLPVKSLVRFRCVCKSFCAMIESQSFINSHFRRSSENRIHCKLIELGVHMTDDDDRLKIYGLDFDDDFQAELVLDKLYPSTLYLRFFSYCNGLVLLFLDKLCIWNPSTRQYRMLPAFPLKHIPNLSFALGYDSTVDDYKVVVIISNKGCGISQVWIFELRLSCWRRIDDFPYVVYDSIDDGGNGDCFLDGAVHFICHDAGYGHGDTNIIVAFDVAKETFSKVRAPVQTEGIPIRLHILRQCLSVSVWSLTKRQHVDIYVRKKDGAAFTWTRLYSITKQQSYAKSFVPFAEGRVAFSEEGDTVFLSSMGKLLSYDFKEQSFRVITSKHLDIFKEKRLQEFVNKNANYLDLFSCTETLVSVLGKVHTSRRRKRKKGLEEVRDIFI, from the coding sequence ATGGCTAATCTCCCGCAGGAAATGGTCATGGAAATTCTTCTTTGGTTGCCAGTGAAGTCGCTTGTTCGTTTTAGATGTGTTTGTAAATCGTTTTGTGCCATGATCGAAAGCCAATCTTTCATCAATTCTCATTTCAGAAGATCTTCAGAAAATAGGATTCATTGCAAGCTGATTGAGCTAGGAGTACATATGACAGATGATGATGATCGCCTGAAAATTTATGGTTTAGATTTCGATGATGACTTCCAAGCAGAGTTGGTGCTGGATAAACTATATCCATCCACGTTATACTTGAGGTTCTTTTCTTATTGCAACGGTTTGGTTCTCTTGTTTTTAGACAAACTTTGTATATGGAATCCATCCACCAGACAGTACAGAATGCTTCCGGCTTTCCCTCTGAAGCACATTCCCAATCTCAGTTTTGCTTTGGGTTATGACTCTACTGTAGATGATTACAAGGTTGTAGTAATTATATCGAATAAAGGATGTGGTATTTCTCAGGTTTGGATTTTTGAATTGAGGTTAAGTTGTTGGAGAAGGATTGATGATTTTCCTTACGTTGTGTACGATAGTATTGACGATGGCGGCAATGGAGATTGCTTTCTGGATGGGGCTGTGCATTTTATATGCCATGATGCAGGATATGGCCATGGTGATACAAACATAATTGTGGCATTTGATGTCGCAAAAGAGACATTTTCCAAAGTACGTGCGCCTGTTCAGACCGAAGGAATTCCTATCCGTTTGCATATTTTGCGACAGTGCCTTTCTGTTAGTGTTTGGAGTTTGACTAAGAGACAACATGTTGATATATATGTGAGGAAGAAGGATGGAGCTGCGTTTacttggactagattatattcTATTACAAAACAACAATCTTATGCGAAATCATTTGTGCCTTTTGCAGAAGGGAGAGTTGCATTTTCAGAGGAAGGAGATACGGTTTTTCTTTCTTCCATGGGGAAGTTGTTGTCGTATGATTTTAAAGAGCAAAGTTTCCGAGTGATTACAAGTAAACATTTGGATATATTTAAAGAGAAACGTTTGCAAGAGTTTGTAAACAAGAATGCTAATTATTTAGATTTATTTTCGTGCACCGAAACTCTTGTATCGGTACTAGGTAAGGTTCATACAAGtcgaagaagaaagaggaagaagggTCTTGAAGAAGTGAGAGATATATTCATATGA